The Vicinamibacterales bacterium genome contains the following window.
AGAACGGTTGGAGCGATATCGATGATGCGCGCCTGATCGGCGGTCAGCCTGCGGTTCGACAGCAGCGAGCCGGGGATCGTCTGGTAGTCGAACGAGCAGTGGTCGCCGCTCCACTTCTTCATGTTCGGGTAGAGCAGGCCGGCCGGCGAGCCGCCGAGCGAGGTTTGCCACGACACTCGGTAGCCGTCGACGAAGCCCACCTGCAGGTCCGGGGCGTTCGCGATGTACGGGCCGGCATACACATCGTCCCGCTTGTAGACGTTGCTGACGATACGCTGGCCGGTTTTCGGGTCCGTCATCGTGAGCAGCCGGGCGGAGAGCTCGTCGGCGAGGCGCTTGTAGTCCTCGCCCGGGTTCACGATCCCCTGGCCTTCGCGCCCCTTCATGTTGAAGTAGATCTGCCCGAGGCCCAGCGAGTAGGCGCGAGTGCGGGTCCAGTCCACGTTTTCCCAGAACTGGCCGCCGCCGCCGAACATGTCGTTCAGGTTCTTCGCGCCGACCTCCCTCCCGGGCCGCGCGATGTAGCCGTTCTCCACGAGCCACGTGTTCAGGTTCACGCCGTACTTGAACGAGTGGAAGCCGTGGTCGGACATGACGAAGACGAGCGTGTCGGGTTCGATGCGCGCGAGCACATCGCCCAGCAGTTGATCGCACCGACGGTAGACGCGCTCGATCGAGTCGCCGTACTTCGCCGCGAGCGCCGGGTCGTACATCGGGTGCGTGGGGTCGATGAAGCGCCAGAACATGTGTTGTACGCGGTCGGTCGATTCGAGCACGCCGATGACGAGGTCGAACTTCTTCGAGTCGACCTCGTGCAGGATGACCTGCGCCCGGTCGTCGAACGCGCGGAACAGGTCGTCCATGAACGTCTTCTCGTCGATCCGGTCCTCGTTGAGCGGCCACGTGGCCTCGGCCCAGCCCAGCGTTCGGTACGTGCCGAGCCGTTCGTAGAGATCCTTCGAGAGGGACGCGGGCGACGAGATCGGCATGACCGGCGATTCCGGCCGCCAGTTGACGGGGGACATGTAGAGTTGCAGCTCGCCGTTTGCGCGCACGAGGAAGAACTGCGTCATGCCGTACAGACGGATCAGGAAGTTGACCCGGAACTCGAGCGGCACCCACTTGCTCCACTGGCTCTCGTTCAGGTGCACGGTGGTGCCCTGCACCTCGATGGTCGCGCTCTTGGCCTCGCGATTCCAGCGGATGCCGAACGGAACCCGCACGTCGCGCTTGGCCTCGAGGTCCACCATCCTGGCGTGGTCGGCGTCGCCGAGGGTCGCGCCCTTCTTGCGCAGCTCTGCCATCTGCGCCTGGATGATCGGATTCGGCGCGCCCACGATCTCGCTCTGCGCCGTGTCGCCTTCGAAGACGAGCCGCTTGAGGATGCCGCCCTGCTCGGTGTTGCCCTCTTCGTAGCGGCTCAGGTCGGTGGCGAAGTAGGAGAAGGTGCCGACCGTGCCGCGAATGTCGGGCAGCGGAAGGCCGGAGAGCAGTTCGCCGGCGGGCACGTCTTCGGGCGGGAACGTGATGGGCACCGTCAGAATCGCCGACCGCACGCCAGCCTGGCCGGCGGTGACCCAGAACGACGTGCCGCCACGCAGCGTCGTGATCTTCGGGCGCCCGAGCGGAACGTAGTTCAGGAAGAACTCCGGCATCTCCCGGCGCACCATCCCGAGGTCGGGCACGTACGTCTTCACGTCGCGCACGAGGAAGTCGAAGATGTTGTGCTTGGCCGCGTTGCCGCCGATGGCGAACGACGCCCACGACGTCGGGGACTCCGGCGAGGTCGAGGTCTGGAGGCGGTAGAAACCACCTTGGCTGGCCAGTTTCTGGAAGTTGGGCAGCTTGCCCTCGCCCATCCACTTCTCGACGAGACGGGGATCCATGCCATCGAAGCCGAGGATCACCATCTTCTGTTTGAACTTGGCCGGGGCAGGCGTCGAACCGCAGGCGGCGGCAAGCACCAGCGCCAGCAGCGTGAGCACAAGACGTCGTGTGTTCATGTGAAACTCGGACCAGGAAGGTGCTATATCGAAAAGTATAGCACGCGTTGAGGTTGCCCTTGCCGCCCCCGCCGGCCACCGGGTACCATTCCCGCGTGCGGGTGCTCGCCATTGACCTCGGTCGCCGTCGGATTGGGTTCGCCGTCAGCGACCCGAGCGGGTTGCTGGCGCGGCCGTTGGAGGTGGTGGCGGTCCCCCACGACAACGGACAGATGAGGGCCGTCCTCGAGGTCGTCGGCCGTCTGGCCGCGGAAGACGACGGGCTGGGCAAGGTGGTCGTGGGATGGCCGCGGCGGTTGGACGGAACGGCGAACGACGAGACGCCGCGCGTCGAGGCGTTTGCCGAGATGTTGCGGACGCGGATCAGCCAGCCGGTCGTCCTGCAGGACGAGCGGCTCTCGAGCGTCGAGGCGGAGAGTCGACTCGCGGTGCGCGACCGGGACTGGCGCAGTCGGAAGAAGAAGCTCGACGCCGCCGCCGCCGCGGTGATCCTGCAGGATTATCTGGACGGGCAGTAGGCAGGTCACGGGTCACACGGAGCCCGCACGTCGAGCATGGCTTCAGAGCCTGCGCTTCAGGGCGGGACGTGCTGCCTTGGTTCTCTCCGTGGAACTCCGAGTTGATAGCTGGAACGAACCGTGGGACGTCGAATCATCAGGTTTCTCTTCGTGCTCGTGCTCCTCGTCATCGTCGCGGGGGCGGCGGGGGCGTGGTTCGTCTTCGAGCGCGTGTCGGCGCCGTACCGAGGCTACGGCGGAGTGGAGCAGTTCGTCGACCTGGTTCCGGGGGACGGGACGCAGGTGATCGGACGGAAGCTCGTGGACGCCGGCGTCGTGCGCGACCGCTGGGTCTTCCGTCTCGCGCTCTGGCGCTCGAACGCCGCCCGTCGCCTGATGGCCGGGGAGTACAGGTTCGACCGCCCGATGACGCCGCTCGAAGTCGTCGAGAAGCTGGCTCGAGGCGACGTGTACCTCCGTGCCATCACCTTCCCGGAAGGGCTGAACATCACGGAGATGAGCCGTCTCTTCGAGTCGCACGGGTTTGGCCCGGCCTCGGACTTCGTCAAGGCTGCGCGCCGCGCCGAACTCATTCACGATCTCGACCCGGCCGCCCGCGATCTCGAAGGCTATCTGTTTCCCGAAACCTACACGCTCTCGCGCCGCGCCGGCGCGCCCGAACTCGTGCGCCTGATGGTGGCGCGCTTCCACCAGGTGTTCTCACCCGATCTCGGGCAGGCGGCGGCGTCTCACGGACTGAGCGTGCGCCAGGCGGTCACCCTGGCGTCGGTCGTCGAGAAGGAGACGGCCAGGCTCGAGGAGCGGCCGACGGTGGCGGGCGTCTACCTCGAGCGCCTCCGGATCGGCATGGCGCTCCAGTGCGATCCGACGGTCATCTTCGCGCTCCAGATCGCGGGGCGCTACCGCGGCAACCTGACGAAGGACAACCTGGCGTTCGATTCACCCTACAACACGTACCGGTACCGCGGCCTGCCGCCCGGTCCCATTGCCGCGCCGAGTCGGACGTCGCTCGAGGCTGCCGCAAGTCCCGCAGCGACGTCCTACCTGTACTTCGTCAGCCGCAACGACGGCTCGCACGAATTCGCGCGCACCCTCGACGAGCACAATCGGAACGTCTTCAAGTACCAGGTCCAGTACTTCAGGCAGAAGCGCCAGGGTCAACGGT
Protein-coding sequences here:
- a CDS encoding alkaline phosphatase family protein, which translates into the protein MNTRRLVLTLLALVLAAACGSTPAPAKFKQKMVILGFDGMDPRLVEKWMGEGKLPNFQKLASQGGFYRLQTSTSPESPTSWASFAIGGNAAKHNIFDFLVRDVKTYVPDLGMVRREMPEFFLNYVPLGRPKITTLRGGTSFWVTAGQAGVRSAILTVPITFPPEDVPAGELLSGLPLPDIRGTVGTFSYFATDLSRYEEGNTEQGGILKRLVFEGDTAQSEIVGAPNPIIQAQMAELRKKGATLGDADHARMVDLEAKRDVRVPFGIRWNREAKSATIEVQGTTVHLNESQWSKWVPLEFRVNFLIRLYGMTQFFLVRANGELQLYMSPVNWRPESPVMPISSPASLSKDLYERLGTYRTLGWAEATWPLNEDRIDEKTFMDDLFRAFDDRAQVILHEVDSKKFDLVIGVLESTDRVQHMFWRFIDPTHPMYDPALAAKYGDSIERVYRRCDQLLGDVLARIEPDTLVFVMSDHGFHSFKYGVNLNTWLVENGYIARPGREVGAKNLNDMFGGGGQFWENVDWTRTRAYSLGLGQIYFNMKGREGQGIVNPGEDYKRLADELSARLLTMTDPKTGQRIVSNVYKRDDVYAGPYIANAPDLQVGFVDGYRVSWQTSLGGSPAGLLYPNMKKWSGDHCSFDYQTIPGSLLSNRRLTADQARIIDIAPTVLKYFGVGIPKEIDGKPLF
- the ruvX gene encoding Holliday junction resolvase RuvX, whose protein sequence is MPPPPATGYHSRVRVLAIDLGRRRIGFAVSDPSGLLARPLEVVAVPHDNGQMRAVLEVVGRLAAEDDGLGKVVVGWPRRLDGTANDETPRVEAFAEMLRTRISQPVVLQDERLSSVEAESRLAVRDRDWRSRKKKLDAAAAAVILQDYLDGQ
- the mltG gene encoding endolytic transglycosylase MltG, coding for MGRRIIRFLFVLVLLVIVAGAAGAWFVFERVSAPYRGYGGVEQFVDLVPGDGTQVIGRKLVDAGVVRDRWVFRLALWRSNAARRLMAGEYRFDRPMTPLEVVEKLARGDVYLRAITFPEGLNITEMSRLFESHGFGPASDFVKAARRAELIHDLDPAARDLEGYLFPETYTLSRRAGAPELVRLMVARFHQVFSPDLGQAAASHGLSVRQAVTLASVVEKETARLEERPTVAGVYLERLRIGMALQCDPTVIFALQIAGRYRGNLTKDNLAFDSPYNTYRYRGLPPGPIAAPSRTSLEAAASPAATSYLYFVSRNDGSHEFARTLDEHNRNVFKYQVQYFRQKRQGQR